The Saccharopolyspora gloriosae genome has a segment encoding these proteins:
- a CDS encoding alpha/beta hydrolase family protein, translating to MKALLRAVPRGWVAALVGITAMSGLSASTAVAAEQPPHFDDGNGITVVAQPQWVDEEQRTFKLTVRSDQVPEHPAMQEQVSGEHVILVTLPAEYDGTTRYPVNYSLHGAPDRPDSLLNKLINERATEDVPLITVTPNGGGRGWYSNWVSPGSSGEQNWETFHLDQVIPLIDANLKTIPSRAGRAITGHSMGGFGAFHYAQHRPELFSYVGSFSGDLDLLNPEMRAAITASTKWPAAGTPLDPPDAIFGSPVWPLDGIWNAQSPAQHVESLRGMGVAIYAGNGGNLLDNTVQAVAEHRVRETAVVASANLKAAGIPHEFVDYGDGTGWGEGCNGKHAQYPCLQADMNHYVDLIMERLQHP from the coding sequence ATGAAAGCACTTCTGCGGGCGGTACCGCGCGGCTGGGTGGCCGCACTGGTCGGGATCACCGCCATGTCCGGGCTGTCGGCGTCGACCGCGGTGGCCGCGGAACAGCCGCCGCACTTCGACGACGGCAACGGCATCACCGTGGTCGCTCAACCGCAATGGGTCGACGAGGAGCAGCGCACCTTCAAGCTCACCGTCCGCTCCGACCAAGTGCCGGAGCATCCCGCGATGCAGGAGCAGGTCTCCGGTGAGCACGTCATCCTGGTCACCTTGCCCGCCGAGTACGACGGCACCACTCGCTACCCGGTGAACTACTCGCTGCACGGCGCGCCCGACCGGCCGGACTCGCTGCTGAACAAGCTCATCAACGAGCGGGCGACCGAGGACGTCCCGCTGATCACCGTGACGCCCAACGGCGGCGGGCGCGGCTGGTACTCGAACTGGGTGAGTCCCGGTTCGTCCGGGGAGCAGAACTGGGAGACCTTCCACCTCGACCAGGTGATCCCGCTGATCGACGCCAACTTGAAGACCATTCCCTCTCGCGCGGGCAGGGCGATCACCGGGCATTCCATGGGCGGCTTCGGCGCGTTCCACTACGCCCAGCACCGGCCGGAGCTGTTCAGCTACGTCGGCAGCTTCTCCGGGGACCTGGACCTGCTGAACCCGGAGATGCGCGCGGCCATCACCGCATCCACGAAGTGGCCTGCCGCGGGAACTCCGCTGGATCCGCCCGATGCCATCTTCGGCTCGCCGGTGTGGCCGCTCGACGGCATCTGGAACGCGCAAAGCCCCGCGCAGCACGTGGAATCGTTGCGCGGCATGGGAGTCGCCATCTACGCGGGCAACGGTGGCAACCTGCTGGACAACACGGTGCAAGCGGTCGCGGAGCACCGAGTCCGGGAGACGGCCGTGGTCGCCTCGGCGAACCTCAAGGCCGCGGGCATCCCGCACGAGTTCGTCGACTACGGCGACGGCACCGGCTGGGGCGAAGGCTGCAACGGCAAGCACGCGCAGTACCCGTGCCTCCAGGCCGACATGAACCACTACGTCGACCTGATCATGGAACGCCTCCAGCATCCTTGA
- the ilvA gene encoding threonine ammonia-lyase IlvA — translation MSSSSVGAADVDAAAERFAAAIPTTPLHRNERLSARHGLDVWIKREDLTPVRSYKVRGAYNFIAQLSPEQRERGVVCASAGNHAQGVAFACEALGVTARVYLPRTTPRQKRQRVARFGGRHVEVIVHGDTYDDADATARAHAAETGMTLIPAFDDPRTIAGQGTVIREVVEQLGGAPDAVIVPVGGGGLLAGTLSWLRETHPEVRVIGAEPQGAASMALALDRGEPSPVDDLDPFVDGAAVRVVGRNPHAIAAVNPPDLVSVPEGQICVEILDLYQNDGIISEPAGALSPAALAQELGLAPDSTVVCLLSGGNNDVSRYAEIVERALVFEGRKHYFLVEFPQEPGALRRFLDDVLGPDDDIALFEYVKRNNRETGPALVGIELGAPDNLDPMLKRMDAIPHRIQPVPPDSPLFHFLV, via the coding sequence GTGTCGTCTAGCTCCGTGGGCGCCGCCGACGTGGACGCCGCAGCCGAGCGCTTCGCCGCAGCGATCCCCACGACCCCGCTGCACCGCAACGAGCGGCTGTCCGCTCGCCACGGGCTCGACGTGTGGATCAAGCGCGAGGACCTCACCCCGGTTCGGTCCTACAAGGTCCGCGGCGCGTACAACTTCATCGCCCAGCTGTCCCCTGAGCAGCGCGAACGCGGCGTCGTGTGCGCCAGCGCCGGCAACCACGCCCAAGGCGTGGCGTTCGCCTGCGAGGCGCTGGGCGTGACCGCGCGGGTGTACCTGCCGCGCACCACGCCCCGGCAGAAGCGGCAGCGGGTGGCCCGGTTCGGCGGCCGTCACGTCGAGGTCATCGTGCACGGCGACACCTACGACGACGCCGACGCCACGGCCCGCGCGCACGCGGCGGAGACCGGCATGACGCTGATCCCGGCGTTCGACGACCCGCGCACCATCGCCGGGCAGGGCACCGTGATCCGGGAGGTCGTCGAGCAGCTCGGCGGGGCACCCGACGCGGTGATCGTGCCCGTCGGCGGTGGCGGCCTGCTCGCGGGCACCCTCTCGTGGCTGCGGGAGACGCACCCGGAGGTCCGCGTCATCGGGGCGGAGCCGCAGGGCGCGGCGAGCATGGCGCTCGCACTCGACCGCGGCGAACCGTCCCCTGTGGACGATCTGGATCCGTTCGTGGACGGGGCGGCGGTGCGCGTCGTCGGCCGGAACCCGCACGCGATCGCGGCGGTGAACCCACCGGACCTGGTTTCCGTGCCGGAAGGGCAGATCTGCGTCGAGATCCTCGACCTGTACCAGAACGACGGCATCATCAGCGAGCCCGCGGGTGCGCTGTCGCCCGCCGCGCTCGCCCAGGAGCTCGGCTTGGCGCCGGACTCGACGGTGGTCTGCCTGCTCTCCGGCGGCAACAACGACGTCAGCCGCTACGCCGAGATCGTGGAGCGGGCGCTGGTCTTCGAGGGCCGCAAGCACTACTTCCTCGTGGAGTTCCCGCAGGAACCGGGCGCGCTGCGGCGTTTCCTGGACGACGTGCTCGGCCCCGACGACGACATCGCGTTGTTCGAGTACGTCAAGCGCAACAACCGCGAGACCGGCCCCGCACTGGTCGGCATCGAACTCGGCGCCCCCGACAACCTCGACCCGATGCTCAAGCGCATGGACGCGATCCCGCACCGCATCCAGCCCGTCCCCCCGGACAGCCCGCTCTTCCACTTCCTGGTGTGA
- the katG gene encoding catalase/peroxidase HPI, translated as MTDSADTETGGCPVAHGGRIPHPTQGNSNDVWWPNRLNLKLLAKNPAVADPFGADFDYAAEFKTLDLPAVKQDIQDVLTTSQDWWPADFGHYGPLMIRMAWHSAGTYRVSDGRGGAGSGQQRFAPLNSWPDNVSLDKARRLLWPVKQKYGRKLSWADLLVLTGNVALESMGFETFGFAGGRIDGWEPEEDVYWGAETTWLGSDQRISGGEERNLEQPLGATHMGLIYVNPEGPEGKPDPIAAARDIRETFGRMAMNDEETVALIAGGHTFGKTHGAAPDSNLGPNPEAAPLEAQGLGWISEHGTGKGADAITSGLEVTWTSTPTEWGNGFFGNLFGYEWELYQGPGGGWQWKPKDGAGDGTVPDAHDASKKIAPNMLTTDLSLKLDPIYEPISRRFWENPAEFADAFARAWFKLTHRDMGPVDRYVGPEVPSEELIWQDPITKPDHELIGDAEIAALKGEIAASGLTVRQLVSTAWASASTFRGSDKRGGANGGRIRLEPQRSWEVNEPEALATVISALEGIQESFNARSGAKKVTFADLVVLAGGVGVEQAAKAAGFDIEVPFTPGRGDATAEQTDVESFSHLEPATDGFRNYLGKGSPLPAEYQLIDRANLLTLSTPELTVLIGGLRVLDVNHGQSQQGVLTDRPGTLTNDFFVNLLDLGTTWKPADEASTAFEGTDGSGQARTGSRVDLVFGSNSELRAVAEVYAAADAQEKFVHDFVTAWTKVMNLDRFDVV; from the coding sequence CCCGTTCGGCGCGGACTTCGACTACGCCGCCGAGTTCAAGACGCTGGACCTGCCCGCCGTGAAGCAGGACATCCAGGACGTCCTGACCACCTCGCAGGACTGGTGGCCCGCCGACTTCGGGCACTACGGCCCGCTGATGATTCGGATGGCCTGGCACAGCGCGGGCACCTACCGGGTCAGCGACGGCCGGGGCGGTGCCGGTTCCGGGCAGCAGCGGTTCGCGCCGCTGAACAGCTGGCCGGACAACGTCAGCCTGGACAAGGCCCGCCGCCTGCTGTGGCCCGTCAAGCAGAAGTACGGCCGCAAGCTGTCCTGGGCGGACCTGCTGGTGCTCACCGGCAACGTGGCGCTGGAGTCGATGGGCTTCGAGACCTTCGGCTTCGCCGGTGGCCGCATCGACGGCTGGGAGCCCGAGGAGGACGTGTACTGGGGTGCCGAGACCACCTGGCTCGGCAGCGACCAGCGCATCTCCGGCGGTGAAGAGCGGAACCTGGAGCAGCCGCTCGGCGCCACCCACATGGGCCTCATCTACGTGAACCCGGAAGGCCCCGAGGGCAAGCCGGACCCGATCGCGGCCGCGCGCGACATCCGCGAAACGTTCGGCCGTATGGCGATGAACGACGAGGAGACCGTCGCGCTGATCGCCGGTGGGCACACCTTCGGCAAGACCCACGGTGCCGCCCCCGACTCGAACCTCGGCCCGAACCCGGAAGCCGCCCCGCTGGAGGCGCAGGGCCTCGGCTGGATCAGCGAGCACGGCACCGGCAAGGGCGCCGACGCCATCACCAGCGGCCTGGAAGTCACCTGGACCTCCACGCCGACCGAGTGGGGCAACGGCTTCTTCGGGAACCTCTTCGGCTACGAGTGGGAGCTCTACCAGGGTCCCGGCGGCGGCTGGCAGTGGAAGCCGAAGGACGGCGCCGGTGACGGCACCGTGCCCGACGCCCACGACGCGTCCAAGAAGATCGCGCCGAACATGCTCACCACCGACCTCTCGCTCAAGCTGGACCCGATCTACGAGCCGATCTCGCGGCGGTTCTGGGAGAACCCGGCGGAGTTCGCGGACGCCTTCGCCCGCGCCTGGTTCAAGCTGACCCACCGCGACATGGGTCCCGTCGACCGCTACGTCGGCCCCGAGGTCCCGTCCGAGGAACTGATCTGGCAGGACCCGATCACCAAGCCGGACCACGAGCTCATCGGCGACGCCGAGATCGCCGCGCTCAAGGGCGAGATCGCCGCCTCCGGGCTCACCGTGCGGCAGCTGGTGTCCACGGCGTGGGCTTCGGCGTCCACGTTCCGGGGCAGTGACAAGCGCGGCGGCGCCAACGGCGGCCGCATCCGCCTCGAACCGCAGCGCAGCTGGGAGGTTAACGAGCCCGAGGCGCTCGCGACCGTGATCAGCGCGCTGGAAGGCATCCAGGAGTCCTTCAACGCCCGGTCCGGCGCCAAGAAGGTCACCTTCGCCGACCTGGTCGTGCTGGCCGGCGGCGTCGGCGTCGAGCAGGCCGCGAAGGCCGCCGGGTTCGACATCGAGGTCCCGTTCACGCCCGGTCGCGGCGACGCCACCGCCGAGCAGACCGACGTCGAGTCCTTCTCGCACCTCGAGCCTGCCACCGACGGGTTCCGCAACTACCTCGGCAAGGGCTCGCCGCTGCCCGCCGAGTACCAGCTCATCGACCGGGCGAACCTGCTCACCCTGAGCACACCGGAGCTGACCGTCCTCATCGGCGGCCTGCGGGTGCTCGACGTGAACCACGGGCAGTCGCAGCAGGGCGTGCTCACCGACCGGCCGGGCACGCTGACGAACGACTTCTTCGTCAACCTGCTCGACCTGGGCACGACCTGGAAGCCGGCCGACGAGGCCTCGACGGCGTTCGAAGGCACCGACGGCTCCGGGCAGGCCCGGACCGGCAGCCGCGTCGACCTGGTGTTCGGCTCGAACTCCGAACTGCGGGCCGTCGCCGAGGTGTACGCGGCCGCCGACGCCCAGGAGAAGTTCGTCCACGACTTCGTCACAGCATGGACCAAGGTCATGAACCTGGACCGGTTTGACGTCGTGTGA